The genomic DNA GTACACCTAACTTTTATATCATCGCCAATTGAACCCGATCCAAGAGCTACTGCAGGCAAAGAGAAAGTAGCGCTGCCTACCTTGCCTACTACCACTATTCTTTGTCCTAATTTTATATCAATTCGCTTTGAAATCAAATTCAATCTTATTACCTGACCCATTGCAACGTTCGTATTTATAGTAGATCCATTTATATTATCATCTATCACAAAGTCTTTTGGAAGTGTTGAAAGCTCTCTTTCATCTTTTACAACGTTATCGTTAACGCTTAATACGCTGCCAGCTTTCAGGGGAATTTTTGCCACGTAAACGTTTAACCATATTCTAATTAGATAGTCGGCTTCAAGAAATCTTTGTATGCCATCCTGGTTATAGAATATTACGAACTTATTAACTCCAGAATGAATGGCGCCCATACTCATCGCCTTGGTATAGTCCAGATCTGGGAGGGCATAAATAGGCTCTATTGCAAGCTTTGACGGCTGAAAGGTAAGAGAATCCTTTACAGCAGAAAGTACCAAAGAGTCAGGGCTGCTTGCCATAGCGCTATAACCAATATTTAATGATATAAAAATTAGAAAAAATATTAAATATCTTATTAAGAGCTTAAACATCTTAATAACTGTTTATGGGAGTTGCTTGACGTTGTTTGCGTCGCTAAGCATTTGATCGCAAACTGTCATCCCTTTTGCGCAAGATTCATATGCCCTTTCAGCGGTTATAAGATTTACCATCTCTTCTACGACCTGGACATTGCTCATTTCCAACATTCCCTGTTCTACCCAACCAATGCCCTGAGTGCCAGGCGTCCCAAGTATAGCATCGCCCGAAGCAGGAGTGTTTTGGTAAAGGTTAGACCCAAGGGATGTAAGTCCTGATGGGTTAATAAACCTTGCAAGTTGAATTGTCCCCAGGTCTTGCACCGTTCCATCCTGCATCTTGGCTGAGACAGAGCCGTCTTTGCCAACGCTTATTGAAACAGCGTTTGTCGGAACTACAACAGATGGTTGTAAAAGATATCCTTCTGGGGTCACAATCTCGCCTGCTGAGTCAAGTGAAAAATCTCCTGCCCTTGTATAGGCAGTAGAACCATCAGGCAGTGTAACCTGAAAAAAGCCATCTCCCTGTATAGCCATATCCAACTGGTTCCCCGTTTGCTGGAGTGGACCTTCTGTAAATATTCTAACAGTAGATACAGGCCTCGAACCCAAACCAACCTCTAAACCCGTAGGAAGCATATTGCCCGATGCACTGGTAGCACCAGCAGGTCTGACTTCCTGGTACATAAGGTCTTCAAATTCCGCCCTTGCATCTTTAAACCCCGTAGTATTAACGTTCGCAAGATTGTTTGTAATAACGTCAACATTTGTAGTCTGGCTAATCATGCCAGATGCTGCTGTCCAAAGAGCTCGCATCTAATCCTCCATAAAAGGGCCCCCGACATGCGGTCCAGCCCAAGATTTATTTTTAAATTCTAAATTGTGTCAACATTTGACCTGTTTCATTATCTTCGGTAATTATTGCCTTCTGACCACTTTCATACGCTCTCTCCAAAGCTATCATGTCAACCATTTCTTTAACAGTGTTCACATTGGAACCTTCAAGATACCCTTGAACTACTTTAAAATCGGGAGTGCTTCCAACCTGTCCGCTATAGCTAAAAAGACTCGAGCCTTGAGGCGCTATAAGAGACGGATTATCCAGACTCACTACCCCAAGAGTATCGGTCTGCTGACCATCAACCTGGATAGAACCGTCTGAGGCTATAGTTACATTTTGACCATCAATAGTAATGGGCGTATTAGCACTCGATAGAACAGGATAGCCATCTTGTGTAACCAACTCATCATTGTTATTTAGAGCAAAATTTCCGTCTCTTGTATATCTAATACCGTTTGGTGTCTGGACCTGGAAAAAAGCGTTTTTGTTAAGAGTAATAGCAACATCGAGCTTAGACGATGTATGCTCAAGACTTCCAGCAGAAAGGTCTACTGCCTGAGTAGATAGCTGAGAACCACTTCCTAAGTATCCCATAAATGGATCTACACCCCCATCAGTTTGCAGGAACACCCTGTTTATAGGTTGGCTATCGCTCTCCGAAATGTTTTGGATTAAACGTTTAAATCCTGGTGTAGATATGTTCGCCAGGTTGTTCGTAACAGTATCAAGCTTATCAGAGAGAGTTACCATACCGCTCGCAGCTGACTCTATACCTCTAACCAATGTCTCACCTCCTTAACTGTTATGAATATTTACATACAATACAGTTATCGACAGGCTCAAGGTATTATTTTAGAGCTAAATGCTGAAATTTAGCCTTAGAAATTCCAATCTAACCCTCAGCATACTATAAATAAAAATTGATACCAAAAATATATTTCTAAGATCTACCTTACTAAAATTTGTTGAAAAATTAAATCATATAGTATAATAAATTTTTAATTTTAATTAAGTATTAAGGAGTATGTGAAAAACTGGAACAATTCGAATCAAATATTATGAAAAGTAATATGCTAAAGCTTATAGAGCAAGATGGCGAGTGGTACCTTCATCTTTTGAACCTTTCTCCAAACTGTGTAGAGGTAATAGATCTAGAAGGAAAGCTTTTCTTCTGCAATGAAACTCATAAAAGCTTATTCGGATATGACACAAATTCACTTGTAGGCAGATACTGGTATGAATTGCTCCCGAAAGAAGACAGAAATCGCGCCCGCGATCTGTTTAGGGAAATTGTTAATAAGGGGAAAAGGCCTCATTCGATCCCAATGCGAGGGCTAAAATCAAACGGAGAAATAATAAATTTATGGGTAAGATGGAATTACCTTAGATTGGGAGATTCTTCATTATTTGGAATTTTTGCCGTAATTACAGACATTAGTGATCTGCTTTTGAAAAAAGAGCGCATTTTGAGAAATGAACAGAGTATGGATCTGATTTCTTCAAGAACCCCCTGCGCATTCTTCAGCTACAACTTTAAATCCAAAAAATTTCTCGCATCATGCAAATGGAAAAAGCTACATAACATTGAAAAAGGCGCTAAATTAGACACCTTTGGGTCTCTCAATAAATGCATGGGAAATGAAGCAAGCAAGGCTTTAATAGACTTTATAAACTCCTTTGAGGGCGAAGGGATAAAAGAGGTCAGATACTCTATAGAATCTTTAAAAGGTAAGATAGAATTAGTCAGTGCAGCAAAAGCAAAGGTCACCAAAAAGAGCGGCATAACATATCTATCTGGAGTCACATTTCAGGTTGAAGACGATGAGGCTCTTGAAGAAAGATATAAAGACTCCCATGCAGATATCATGGAGAAAAATCCTTCTGCGATGTTTACTTTTGACCCAAATAGCCTAAAAATACTTGATTTTAACAAGACATTTCTAAAAATAACGGGATTTCTCAGTGAAGAAGTAAAGGACAAAGATCTCTTTGAACTATTTCCTGTAGAAAGTCAAAAGCTAATAATCATTTCTAAAGAGGTCTGCTCGAGCAACTCCGGTTCATATAGCACCCACATCAGGTGCAAAAACTCAAGAATAAAAGATGTATCAATGAATTGCTCCTTCCACAGAGAC from Thermodesulfobium sp. 4217-1 includes the following:
- the flgA gene encoding flagellar basal body P-ring formation chaperone FlgA, with the translated sequence MFKLLIRYLIFFLIFISLNIGYSAMASSPDSLVLSAVKDSLTFQPSKLAIEPIYALPDLDYTKAMSMGAIHSGVNKFVIFYNQDGIQRFLEADYLIRIWLNVYVAKIPLKAGSVLSVNDNVVKDERELSTLPKDFVIDDNINGSTINTNVAMGQVIRLNLISKRIDIKLGQRIVVVGKVGSATFSLPAVALGSGSIGDDIKVRCTTNNKIFTGKIISSSEVQTGD
- the flgG gene encoding flagellar basal-body rod protein FlgG; the encoded protein is MRALWTAASGMISQTTNVDVITNNLANVNTTGFKDARAEFEDLMYQEVRPAGATSASGNMLPTGLEVGLGSRPVSTVRIFTEGPLQQTGNQLDMAIQGDGFFQVTLPDGSTAYTRAGDFSLDSAGEIVTPEGYLLQPSVVVPTNAVSISVGKDGSVSAKMQDGTVQDLGTIQLARFINPSGLTSLGSNLYQNTPASGDAILGTPGTQGIGWVEQGMLEMSNVQVVEEMVNLITAERAYESCAKGMTVCDQMLSDANNVKQLP
- a CDS encoding flagellar hook-basal body protein gives rise to the protein MVRGIESAASGMVTLSDKLDTVTNNLANISTPGFKRLIQNISESDSQPINRVFLQTDGGVDPFMGYLGSGSQLSTQAVDLSAGSLEHTSSKLDVAITLNKNAFFQVQTPNGIRYTRDGNFALNNNDELVTQDGYPVLSSANTPITIDGQNVTIASDGSIQVDGQQTDTLGVVSLDNPSLIAPQGSSLFSYSGQVGSTPDFKVVQGYLEGSNVNTVKEMVDMIALERAYESGQKAIITEDNETGQMLTQFRI
- a CDS encoding PAS domain S-box protein; its protein translation is MKSNMLKLIEQDGEWYLHLLNLSPNCVEVIDLEGKLFFCNETHKSLFGYDTNSLVGRYWYELLPKEDRNRARDLFREIVNKGKRPHSIPMRGLKSNGEIINLWVRWNYLRLGDSSLFGIFAVITDISDLLLKKERILRNEQSMDLISSRTPCAFFSYNFKSKKFLASCKWKKLHNIEKGAKLDTFGSLNKCMGNEASKALIDFINSFEGEGIKEVRYSIESLKGKIELVSAAKAKVTKKSGITYLSGVTFQVEDDEALEERYKDSHADIMEKNPSAMFTFDPNSLKILDFNKTFLKITGFLSEEVKDKDLFELFPVESQKLIIISKEVCSSNSGSYSTHIRCKNSRIKDVSMNCSFHRDGKTKFVLCVLEDQTEKNLSIRKLFERERETNKFKESLQSLVNLECEKRLTDQRAQLIRSGYDALKFSTDFICDYMDLKISKLYQVIDKIESSIKDKDLSNELLSNLFKECKNSFGLIKENITRSKKLKSLKVDGPKDDIYNTIRNCTDIFIPIWDINKIKYNLSIGENFQSYSKDETILRDVILSIYSIITKNIIEASKQDENKNFEIRVLLTRSDNFVNVEFCDNAIVDYDSAKISKYIKDAISKNLQAASSLTLTYLNGILLHKKETDENILQLKIPIVVL